In a single window of the Schistocerca americana isolate TAMUIC-IGC-003095 chromosome X, iqSchAmer2.1, whole genome shotgun sequence genome:
- the LOC124554835 gene encoding protein obstructor-E isoform X1, translated as MLRLCVLVLAAAAAVTAQESFKCPDDYGFYPHSRSCDKYWKCDNGVAELKTCGNGLAFDATDSKFLTENCDYIHNVECNERTQLEPPISAPHCPRLYGIFPDEAKCDVFWNCWNGEASRYQCSPGLAYDRDARVCMWADQVPECKIEEVANGFNCPAPGELANAGSFSRHAHPEDCRKYYVCLEGVAREYGCPIGTVFKIGDSDGSGNCEDPEDVPGCEDYYGDLDLKSIRKSELLAGLNNGSGGSSGGSSSRAGGQPKAGKPRPPAPGVAGRPSDAA; from the exons ATGCTCCGCCTGTGCGTCttagtgctcgccgccgccgccgcgg TTACCGCCCAGGAGAGCTTCAAGTGTCCGGACGACTACGGATTCTACCCACACAGTCGGTCGTGCGACAAATATTGGAAATGTGACAACGGCGTCGCGGAGCTGAAGACGTGCGGCAACGGACTGGCTTTCGACGCTACCGACTCGAAGTTCCTCACCGAGAACTGCGACTATATCCACAACGTCGAGTGTAACGAGCGCACGCAACTCG AACCACCAATCAGCGCACCTCACTGCCCGCGCCTGTACGGAATCTTCCCCGACGAGGCCAAATGCGACGTCTTCTGGAACTGCTGGAACGGAGAAGCAAGCCGCTACCAGTGCTCACCGGGACTCGCATACGACCGTGATGCGCGTGTCTGCATGTGGGCCGACCAAGTGCCAGAATGCAAGATCGAAG AAGTGGCAAACGGATTCAACTGCCCGGCGCCAGGAGAACTTGCGAACGCGGGATCTTTCTCGAGGCACGCTCATCCCGAAGACTGCCGAAAATACTACGTCTGCTTGGAGGGCGTGGCCCGTGAGTACGGATGTCCCATCGGCACTGTCTTCAAGATCGGAGACTCCGACGGCTCGGGCAACTGTGAGGACCCTGAAGATGTTCCCGGATG CGAGGACTACTACGGAGACCTGGACCTGAAGAGCATCCGCAAGAGCGAGCTGCTGGCGGGCCTGAACAacggcagcggcggcagcagcggcggctcgTCCAGCCGCGCGGGAGGCCAGCCCAAGGCGGGCAAGCCGAGGCCGCCCGCGCCGGGCGTCGCCGGCCGGCCCTCCGACGCCGCCTAA
- the LOC124554835 gene encoding protein obstructor-E isoform X2 gives MLRLCVLVLAAAAAVTAQESFKCPDDYGFYPHSRSCDKYWKCDNGVAELKTCGNGLAFDATDSKFLTENCDYIHNVECNERTQLEPPISAPHCPRLYGIFPDEAKCDVFWNCWNGEASRYQCSPGLAYDRDARVCMWADQVPECKIEEVANGFNCPAPGELANAGSFSRHAHPEDCRKYYVCLEGVAREYGCPIGTVFKIGDSDGSGNCEDPEDVPGCEDYYGDLDLKALKNLGLKK, from the exons ATGCTCCGCCTGTGCGTCttagtgctcgccgccgccgccgcgg TTACCGCCCAGGAGAGCTTCAAGTGTCCGGACGACTACGGATTCTACCCACACAGTCGGTCGTGCGACAAATATTGGAAATGTGACAACGGCGTCGCGGAGCTGAAGACGTGCGGCAACGGACTGGCTTTCGACGCTACCGACTCGAAGTTCCTCACCGAGAACTGCGACTATATCCACAACGTCGAGTGTAACGAGCGCACGCAACTCG AACCACCAATCAGCGCACCTCACTGCCCGCGCCTGTACGGAATCTTCCCCGACGAGGCCAAATGCGACGTCTTCTGGAACTGCTGGAACGGAGAAGCAAGCCGCTACCAGTGCTCACCGGGACTCGCATACGACCGTGATGCGCGTGTCTGCATGTGGGCCGACCAAGTGCCAGAATGCAAGATCGAAG AAGTGGCAAACGGATTCAACTGCCCGGCGCCAGGAGAACTTGCGAACGCGGGATCTTTCTCGAGGCACGCTCATCCCGAAGACTGCCGAAAATACTACGTCTGCTTGGAGGGCGTGGCCCGTGAGTACGGATGTCCCATCGGCACTGTCTTCAAGATCGGAGACTCCGACGGCTCGGGCAACTGTGAGGACCCTGAAGATGTTCCCGGATG TGAAGATTACTACGGTGACTTAGACCTGAAGGCACTCAAGAACCTGGGACTTAAAAAGTGA